A window of the Helianthus annuus cultivar XRQ/B chromosome 4, HanXRQr2.0-SUNRISE, whole genome shotgun sequence genome harbors these coding sequences:
- the LOC110936448 gene encoding uncharacterized protein LOC110936448: MLLGRSRGIIRIVTSERFRLAGGKRFSTNNRPATKPNQNGEKGDQSLTHRDSYRDLEKLDFMTAAKILFTTPPKQKKFGLDFHLVQLFFVCLPSLAVYLVAQYARHEMKKMDVELEKRQVEEAKKMKETEGEALTSNRQLLEVKQRLDNLENSIKEIMKESKTQRNKVT; encoded by the exons ATGCTGCTGGGAAGGAGTAGAGGGATAATACGGATTGTAACGTCAGAAAGATTCAGACTTGCAGGCGGGAAACGCTTCTCTACGAATAACAGACCAGCGACTAAACCGAACCAGAATGGAGAGAAGGGCGATCAGTCTTTGACTCACCGTGACTCGTATCGAGACCTGGAAAAGCTCGACTTCATGACTGCTGCCAAGATTCTCTTCACCACTCCCCCTAAACAGAAGAAATTTgg GCTTGATTTTCATCTAGTACAGCTCTTCTTTGTCTGTTTGCCTTCACTCG CTGTCTATTTGGTTGCTCAGTATGCCCGTCATGAAATGAAGAAAATGGATGTG GAGTTGGAGAAGAGGCAAGTTGAAGAAGCAAAGAAGATGAAAGAAACTGAAGGGGAAGCGCTAACGTCTAATCGACAGTTATTGGAGGTAAAACAAAGGCTAGATAACTTGGAAAACAGCATCAAAGAAATCATGAAAGAATCCAAAACCCAAAGAAACAAAGTAACATGA